The DNA segment TCTGAATTTCATACAAAGCCCAAATCACAAGTCCGGTCTGCACCCAAGCCCACACATAGGTTAAGAATCTAAAATAGAATTCGTTTTGCAAAGAAGGAACTTCTTCTTCAGTTGGATTCGAGGAATCCGAACCGATCGTAACATCCAAAATCGGCAATAAACCAAATACGACCGCGAAGGTGAGAAAATGATACGCTCCGCCTAAAGAATGGCCCAGTAAGGTAAATGCGGGCACCAAAAAACAAACGATAAACGAATAACGTTTCAAATTTGTCATAAGAATCTCCTTTACTATTCTCGCTTTGTCGAAACCCGATTTTAAATAAGATCGTTTCCGATTTTTTTAAGTTTTAAAAACAAATTGTTTGTAAGAAGAGGAGTAAAACCTCGAATCATCGCGAATATTTTTTCGAAATCCACGGCTTCTTGGTTCAACATCCTTTGAAAGATGGTTCCAATCAGAAGGCTAAAAAAAAGAGTTTCCATTTCCTGATCCTCGAACCCAAGATGATTTTCAATCGCATCCCGAAGGATCAGAGAACATTCTTTCAAGATCGCACGATCCGGTTCTCCTTTTTGTCTGTAAAGATCGCAGGCGAGCAAAATCAAATCGCGAAAGTGATCTTCCCTTTCCCTCACAAACTCAAAAAGAAGTTCGAGTTTTTCTTCCGTGCTTTTGTCGTGATTGATTTCCCGAATTTCGGCCAATTGTTTGGCGTCTTCGTTGACCATCCATCTCGCCATCTCCTCAAACAAAACTTCCTTATTCGGGAAATAATGATACAGGGTTCCGGTGGAAACTCTGAGCTCTTTTGAAATTTCTCTCATCGTAACCACTGCGTATCCTTTTTGGATGAATAAACCAGGGCAGCGCTTTAGAATCGAAATCCTGTAAATATCCGGATCGACAATTTTGGGCACTTCGATTCTCCTTATTTTGAACAACCGTTTTTATAGAATAACTGTTATTATATAAAATAGAATTACAAAATATTCAAGAAAAAATGGGGAAAGATCTTTGTTTTTTAGAAAAAATTCAAAAAAAAGGGGAATGAGAAGCAAAAAGCCTGCCCTTTTTTCAGATTTTTCAGAATCAAAAGTATCTTTCTCTTCTGAAACAGAAAGATTGGTTGCGAATTGATCCCTACTCATTCTCCTTTTAGGTTCCATTGCTCCGACAAATGCGATCCTTTGAAAAAGAGCTTGTAACCGGACTTTAAGTCCGTTTGCAATAAAATCACGGAAGAATATTGATTTTTCGAAAATCAAAAGAATCGAATCGCCTTTCACAAACTCGAACCCCAGTTTTCGAAAGCGTCTTTTCTACCTTTTGATCCAATTGATTTCTGTATCAAAAAACAGAATTCTCGAAAAACGCAGATCTAAAATAAAAGAAAACCCTCCCTTGCAACACCGGTGATCCGTGATCCGCATCTTTCTTTTTTCTTAAAAATTTAAAAGATGTAGGACCTCAAACTTTGTTTTGATCCAGGATATTTGTAATCCAAATTTGAAACGGTGAAGGAATCGTAAAGACCTGAATTGTGTAGTGATCGAATCCATAGTGCGTGTAGTGATCGTATTCACCTGACAGTCGGGTTGGTCCCGATTTCTTCTGAAAGTAAAATGATCTTACAACAAATTCGTTCGCAAGTAAATCGCTGAAAAATATGGTCTTAAACGACCCATCCAACTCAGGCATATTTTCAAAAATCTGATGACTTAAATCTGTCAATTCTGAAGAAATTGTAGTTACGGTAGGGATACATTTTGCACTTGCCCCTGCCCCAAGTAGATATAGAACTTTTTTCATAATTATTTCTAATAAAAATTAGCTTGGGGCCTGTTTCGCATAACGACCGTTTATTGTTTCAATAGAATAGTCATTATCGAAAGCAAATGACATGTCATTCTTATATTTACAAATCCACATCCTAAGAGAAAACACCTTTGGAAATGATTGGATCCGAAGGGTAATTTAAAAGTGGAATCGATTTGATATCGGACTTAGAATTTGTTTGGATATTTCCAAAATCATAAGCTGTCGACAGATCAGGATATTTTGAGATTGCATCCCAAAACAGCTACTACTTGAGACGATCGTAATAGACCCCGGCGACCATTTCCGCACGTTCAAGCGTTTCCAAATCGGTTCGCATTGCGAGCTCGTGATTTTTAGATACAACGCCTAAAACGACATTTGCCTTACTGATGAGAAGCCTCATAGAATACTCGCTGGGATCCAAAATTCGAAATAGGACCAAGAAAAAAGAGGAGGAGAATCGAGTTAATATCGGAATTGAGTTTCCGTCTAAAATATTCTCACGTATGCTAAAAGCGTCATAGTGCAAAATCGCGATAGCCCCAAAGATCAACGATATGACGATCCCAAAGGCGGCGTTCGGAGCTAAAAAATACCCAAACAATGGTAAAATATACACAAAAAATATGGATACGAAAAACGAGATCACCATTCCGGAAAATAATAAAAAAGCTTTTACCCGATCGTCGCCGCGACTTTTGAAAATCGATAGAAATGCTTTCATACAAGAAATCAAAATATAAAAGCAACAATAACCAATGATTAGATGATAATTCCAGGTAGGTGAATAAGAGAAATTTTCCGGATTTCGAATATGAACAACATTACCACTCAAAATAACGAACAAGAAATATAACAAAAGCATAAAATTAATAGCATATTCAAATTTCTTTAATAACCTGTTTTGTCGAATCTTCAATAAAAAGCAAACTGCCTCGTGCAATAGGTAAGGTGAAAAAACAATCGGCAGTAAAGTCCAATTGATGATTAGGTATCGATATTCCAGTGCAAGATTGGGTCTTTGGCCAAGAAAAAACATCCAACAGGAAAGAGAAATCGATAGGTAGAAAAAGGAATTTCGAACGGGTTCTTTTGGAGCAAAGATTCGGACATACAATCCCAATGAGAAAACAATCAATCCGATCCCAGTGCTAATCAATTCACCAATTCCTCCTCAAAAATACATCAATATATTAATTCTGAGGCAATTTTCTGTAAACACCTTTTCCAATTTCCACTACTTCAAACCAAGACATTTCGCCATTGAGATAAAACCCAGGAAAATACATCGGACCTGTATATTTCACGGACTCCAGCGCCCCTTCTCGGAAGTAAATTCTTTCGATACCGGATAGCTTAGGGTTATACATTCCATACACCATATCGTAACCTTTCATCACGCAATACCTTGCCGTTTCAATGAAAGTTAACTTTGCAGCCTTCCCCCCTTTCGCATTTCTTATAAAAGCCACTGAATTCCAATCCGCAACGTTTTCTTCGATAACGCCGTATCGTTTTGGCGGAAATTCGTTTCCTTTAATAAAAGCTACCTCGAGCGGAATAAAATTCCAGGGAAATTTTTCGGTAATTCTCATTGCAGCGAGAATCCCCTCTTTGCCTTCAGCATAAAACCAAGTAGACCAGAGGTCATAATTTACGTTTTTCCAAGGCGAATCCGTATAACCTGCATCTAAATATATTTTAGAAACAAAGTCTTTGATTTTTTGGAGGATATCAGGGGATTCCAAACCTACGATTTTTTTAACTGCGAGCCTTTCTAATACTTGTGACATAATATAAATTATGTCACATTCATCCAAAAAACTCAAACGAATTATTGATTCCTTCGAAATCAAAATTATAAATAAGCAGGTGCTTTATCTTTATTCGGGTCCTAATTTTTCCGCTAATGCTTTGATTGCGGCTAAGTTTTTATCCGAAAGTTTAAGAAGAATTTCGATTAAACTCCGAAAACCCGATCGTCTACCAATGTCTCTTAACAATCTCTGATCTTCGTCCCTTTGAGAATCCAAATCTGCTGGAAGAAGCATCTCTCCTTTTCCTTGAACAATCCATTCCTCGCCAGAAATCCCAAAGATAGATTCAAATTGTGTCAAAAGTCGTTTCGTAAGGGGATTTTTACCGTTTAACAACCGGGTAATCGTGCTGTCGGTTACGCCAAATTTCAAGGCTACACGGTGTTGATTTAGATTTTTTTCCTTTTTCAAGTAATCAAAAACTATTTCGAGACGTTTTAGTATTTCAGGATCTGTCATTTTATTGCTTAAGACAATTTTTAAATTGACTAATTGTGTGAAGCAATTTATTGTTTCATTGCTACAAATTCGGCAAAAAGTTATGTGGAGTTGAAATGATCCCTTTGAAAGAGCAAGAATTTAACGAAATTTCGAAACTGTCAATTTCCGATTCACGATTGCTTCTTATCAAAGGAGAATGGATCTCGCATACCGGCATTTTACCGATCGGATGTTTCATCTATTTTCGAAAAAAAGCCAACGTAAAGCGACATTACGAGTCTTTAGCATGCTATAAAAATAGAAACGACGCACATCCAGAACACAATAATAACACAATTTTAGAATATTCAGGTTTTTGCAAATGACTAGATACAAACTCGAATCGTTGAAGATGAGTATGCGTTTATTTGATAAAACCGATCTCGATGGGAAATTACGAAGTGATTCGGAAATGATAGACATTCTCATCACAAGATGTGCGCTTCACGAGTATTATCTCGAAGAACAGAAATCACTAGAAAAGTATCATAATTGGTTAGAACATCAAGGTCTCGAAGAATGGGCCTATGATTAAAAAAATCTGAATCAGTGATGTCTGAAAACGTTTCAAGCTCCACTCGAGTGAGTCGGGATCGGAATCAACCAAACACGGAAACTTTACAATAAAAATCTCATCGATGTTTGTTTAAAGATCGCGAAGTTCAAAAAACCAATTTTGATATCGCTCGGATAGCAAACTCATTCGTTTCATAAATATAATTTCAATCGATCGCAAAAAAGAATCAAAAACTGATCCATCATTTGAACTCTGCGACTTGCCCCTAAGGTTTGCTCGCCGTTGCAATCTTGAATCGGTATGGTCCATTTCTTAGATTCAAAATCCAAATTCAATCTTTAACACAATCGTAACATTCCAGA comes from the Leptospira sp. WS92.C1 genome and includes:
- a CDS encoding helix-turn-helix domain-containing protein gives rise to the protein MKKEKNLNQHRVALKFGVTDSTITRLLNGKNPLTKRLLTQFESIFGISGEEWIVQGKGEMLLPADLDSQRDEDQRLLRDIGRRSGFRSLIEILLKLSDKNLAAIKALAEKLGPE
- a CDS encoding TetR/AcrR family transcriptional regulator, whose product is MPKIVDPDIYRISILKRCPGLFIQKGYAVVTMREISKELRVSTGTLYHYFPNKEVLFEEMARWMVNEDAKQLAEIREINHDKSTEEKLELLFEFVREREDHFRDLILLACDLYRQKGEPDRAILKECSLILRDAIENHLGFEDQEMETLFFSLLIGTIFQRMLNQEAVDFEKIFAMIRGFTPLLTNNLFLKLKKIGNDLI
- a CDS encoding histidine kinase N-terminal 7TM domain-containing protein, with the protein product MISTGIGLIVFSLGLYVRIFAPKEPVRNSFFYLSISLSCWMFFLGQRPNLALEYRYLIINWTLLPIVFSPYLLHEAVCFLLKIRQNRLLKKFEYAINFMLLLYFLFVILSGNVVHIRNPENFSYSPTWNYHLIIGYCCFYILISCMKAFLSIFKSRGDDRVKAFLLFSGMVISFFVSIFFVYILPLFGYFLAPNAAFGIVISLIFGAIAILHYDAFSIRENILDGNSIPILTRFSSSFFLVLFRILDPSEYSMRLLISKANVVLGVVSKNHELAMRTDLETLERAEMVAGVYYDRLK